Within Mongoliitalea daihaiensis, the genomic segment AGCAAATAATAGGCTTCTGCTTTATCTTCCGCCAAAGGTATAAAGCCTTCCAGCATTTCAATGGCTTCTTTACCACTGCCCGCCATCATCATAGCATTTGCATAGGCAAAGACAATATCCTCGTTATTAGGGGAAAGATTATTGATGTTTTCCAACAACTCCAAACCCTCTTCCAATTCGTCCACGAAGATTAAGCTTTGAGCCTTCAAAAGTTTGATTTCAACACTGAATGGAAACTTCTCTAAGGCATAATCTGAAGTTTTTAGAGCCTTCACAAACTTCTGTTCTTCGAAGTAGAAACGAATAATATTTTCAAACTCTTCTTCTTCAAAATAAAGCTCTAAGTTCGATTTTTGGGAATTTTCAAACCTTTCCACAAGATTTTTATCCTCCTCCCACTCATTTTCAAAGTCTCCTGTCATTGCAAGGGGTTTTGGTTTTCTTAAGTTACCAAATAAATCACAGCTCCAAAATCATTTGGAAAATATTTTTTTCACTTTTGCGAAAATTACAAGGAATTGTAAAATTGCATTGGGTAAACAACTATTCAATTTTAATCGTTCGAACGTGCCCACTGAAAGCTTTGCTCTAGCGGAGTAAAATCAAAAGGAATCACCGATGTAACCTTAGAATTGTCCATGGTAACTTGAAGTTGCGCCATCATTGCAGTCTGCTTGTTCAAGGGAGAATTAGAGAAGCCCAACATTTTACCTATTCCTTGTGCAAACAATGCAACTTTTAGCATCCATGAATCCACGGGCTTGGATGGGGCTTGCTTGCCAAATACAGTTGCCATGCTTGCAAAAAAGTCTTTGTAGGAAATGCTATTTGCATTCAAAATGAACGACTCATTCCAGCTATCTTTTGTATAAAGTCTATACATCAACTCTACTACATCTCTAACGTCTATGTAATTGATGGTTCCCCGAGGAAAATATTTACGCTCTTGCAACACATAATCATAGACCTGTGCGCTGGATCGATTATCTGCTATTTTTGTCAAGATCACAGAAGGATGAACCACCAATGCTTGTAACCCTTCTTGTACAGCTCTCCAAACTTCCAGATCACCTAAGTACTTAGAAATCGCATAGGGCGTGTTCCAAGGAGAATTAACCCATTTTTGGGACTCATTGATGAGGTTTTGTTCAGGTGATTTTCCAAGCGCAGCAACCGAACTGACATGGATCAACTTTTTAACTCCTTTTTCCAACATGGCATTTACCAAGTTGCCCGTTCCTTCCCAGTTGATTTTATTCAACTGATATTGATCTTTTTCGTCAAATGAAATCAATCCAGCAGCATGGATAACCAAATCAATTCCTTCCAAGGCGTCCTCCACACTGATGGGATCCACTAAGTCTCCTTCATGCCACACTACAGGAAAATCCTTAGGCAATAAGGCAGTGGATGAATCAGGTCTTTTTAAGCCATGAATTTCCCCAAGCTTCGAGAATTTTTGCGCCAATCTACTTCCAAGAACACCAGTGATTCCTGTAATCAGGATTTTCATGAGCTTATATTAAAGTTTAATAGTATTATGGAATTGAGCGTGGGACATACCTAACATGTATATGCGATAAATAAATACTTATCTGCTTAAGAAAGCTCGATTTCATAGAGACTTGTTAAGCGCATCTATTGTTGGAAGCTTCTCATAATACTTTGATTTGGGCAGGGTCTCCAACATATCCAAATAACGATGATTATGGCAATCAGTTCCGAAGAATTTTACTTTTTTCTCATCGATCAACATTTCTGCAAAATTCTTTATCGGCTTGGAATAAAACCCTGTAAGAGACAAAAGGTTAAGTTGAAAATAAACGTCTCTGTCCAGCAATTCTCCAAAAAATTTCTTGTCTTGTATTAAGTATTGATAGCGTTCGGGATGTGCAAATACTGGCTTGTAACCCTGCATTTCCATAGCAAAAAATATTTCGAAAAGCATTTGGGGCTTATTGATAAATCCAGTTTCTACCAGTACATAATTATTGGCCAACGTAAGCAATTTTTCACCTTTCTGTACTTTATCTAAGAAAATCTCATCTAGGTAGTACTCTGCAGCCGCTTCAATTTCGATGTCTATATTTTCTTTTTTTAGCGCTTTTTTGACATCCTTTAAACCTAGCTGAATGATTTCAGGGGTGTTTTTATAAAACTCTGACATGACATGAGGCGTGGTAATAATCTTACGAAGACCCATTTCATGCAATCGGCGAATCATAGAGATGGAATCCTCCATGTTTTTTGCGCCGTCATCTATCCCTGGAATAAGATGTGAATGCACATCTACCTGCATCCAATCCAATCGCAAGGGTTCAACATGTACTTCTTTTGCTCTTGTAAAGAAATCCAATATTCCCATTATAGTCCACCTTCACTTAAATTCACAAACGCTTCTAATGTAGGCCAAAGCTTATCTTTTTCAGATAAGATCGGTTCTGACACCTTCCAATCTATCATTAACGCAGGATCGTTCCAAAGGATGCCTCCCTCACTTTCTTTGTTGTAATATTCCGTACATTTGTAAGAAAATACTGCATCCTCCAAGACAGAAAATCCATGAGCAAAACCTTCGGGGATATAAACCATGTTATGAAGAGTAGCATCCAACACCTGAGTAAAGGTTTTACCAAAAGTTGAGGAGTCTTTTCTTAAATCTACCGCTACATCCAACACCTTACCCGTAATGACTCGTACCAATTTTGCTTGCGCAAAAGGAGCTTTCTGAAAGTGCAGCCCTCGTACGGTGCCCGCTTTCGAGTAAGACTGATTTTCCTGCACCCACTTCCTATCAATCCCAGCCTCAACAAATGCCTTTTCTTTGAATGACTCAAGAAAATAACCGCGGTTATCTTCGAATACCTGAGGATAAATCTCAAATAATCCGCCTATGGGAGTTTGAATAATTTTCATGCAACTTTCTTTTCTTGGACTCAAATATAACAGCTTTTCGGCTGAGGATGATAAATTTGTAACATATAACTTGCGGAACTAATCCGCATTTTAAATCCTTATATGCACCTATGAGCAAATATTCAAGAAAAATTCAAAAACTGTACGATACTGCACCCAAACAAGAAACTGCTGTATTGGTGGCTCTTATCAATCAGGGACAAACCGAACAACAAGTCAATGAATATTTGGAAGAGTTAGCTTTTTTAACAGAAACTCTGGGAGCAAAGACAGTTTATAGATTCACCCAACGCATGGAGCGGCCGGATGTAAAAACTTTTGTAGGAACAGGAAAACTGGAAGAAATCCAATCCTATGTAGAACATTTTGAGGTGAATATGGTCATCTTTGACGATGATCTCAGCCCTTCCCAAATGAGAAATCTGGAAAATGAACTGAAAGTAAAAGTATACGACAGATCACTTCTGATTTTGGATATTTTTCTCAATCGTGCTCAGACTGCTCAAGCCAAAACACAGGTCGAACTGGCTAGATTCCAATATATATTACCTCGATTGACTCGTATGTGGACACACTTGGAACGTCAGAGAGGTGGTACCGGAACTAGAGGGGGAGCTGGTGAAAAGGAAATTGAGACCGATAAACGAGATATCCGAAACAAAATCACCTTGCTAAAAGAAAAACTTCGGGAAATTGAAAAACAAGGTGAAACACAGCGAAAAGGCAGAAAAGGAATCGTACGCGTAGCACTCGTCGGCTATACCAACGTGGGTAAAAGCACGCTTATGAATCTAATGACCAAAGCAAACATATTGGCAGAAAATAAACTCTTTGCTACCGTAGACTCCACTGTTAGGAAGGTAGTTTTGGATAATATCCCTTTTCTCCTGTCAGATACAGTAGGTTTTATTAGAAAACTGCCTACCCACCTCATCGAATCCTTCAAGTCAACTCTGGAGGAAGTCAGAGAGGCAGATTTACTTGTTCATGTAGTGGATATTTCCCATCCAAATTTTGAAGAACACATTGCAGTCGTACAACAAACCTTGAACGAAATTGGAGCAGGAGATAAAAGTATGTTGCTTGTTTTTAACAAAATAGACCTCGTCCCTGCCATGCCTACAGAAGAAGAGCGCATGCACATGAGTGATATAGAACTAGAGCAGCAAAACTATCTGGAGTTCGATAAATTAGCAGATGCTTACACCAAAAAAATTGGCGTTCCTCCTGTTTTTATGGCAGCTCAGGAAGCGTTGCATCTAGACGAGTTTAGAATTGCACTCGTGAGAGAGGTAAAAAAGCAACACCTCAAGATTTATCCTCATTACCTACAAGATGAAACCATCGACTGGAGTGTTTTCACAGATACTTCCACAGATTAAAGGTTTTTAATCCTCCACTCTTTTGGATAGTAGTTATTGGTGCGGTTACCAAGATTTTTAAGTAATCCCAAGCTTAAACCTTGGTACTGCATCACAATCCAGCCTTCCGGAATTTCTCCTAACGTACTTTCTTCCTTTCGCAAAAAGTCTCTTGCGGAGGATAAATCCAGTTCCTTGAGTGGAAACCCTTCTTTTGGTAAGATACTTACTGCCCACTCATGACTAGGTATCCATTGATTTTTATTGATTTTCCCTAACTCAATCCCAAAATATTTGATACTGAGGTATTTGCTCAAATACTCGAAATAGAGCTGATGTTGCTTCCTCAGAAAAAAATAACTATCCTGTAAGGCGTAAAAGACAGATTGCTCTGGAAGTGAAATTAATGATCGGAGTTGCTGAGCATATGTACTTGAAACTTGCTTCAAGTGAGGGTGCTTAAAGTCTTTCATCCGTCGAATACTCCCGATATACGCATGATCAGGCCTTTTAAAAACAGTTACAAAAAATCCTTCTCCTGGTACTTTGTGAGGAAAAAAGCGGTAACCATAAAAGGTTTCCTCAGAACTTTCGATGCGAACTTCTTCAATACCCCACTGTGTTTCCAAGGGAATTCGCACTGGCTGGTAGGAGAATTCTTCCGTGATGAATTTTACGATCTCTTCATTTTCCTGCTCGTTGTATGTACATGTACTATACACGAGATAGCCTCCACCTTTCACTAATCCTGCTGCATGGTCCATAATTCGCTGCTGACGCAACGCACAAAGTGCAATATTGTCTTGGGACCATTCTCGCATAGATGCTGGATCTTTTCGAAACATCCCCTCACCTGAACATGGGGCATCAATCAAGACTAAATCAAAAATTCCTTCTAAGTCCTTGAAATGTTCGGGATCGTTATGCGTGACTAGGGTATTTCCAATACCCCATTTAATGATATTCTCTTTGAGAATGGATGCCCTGCTCTTGATTACTTCATTGGCTACGAGGAATCCTTCTTCGCCTAAATAACTGGAAAGTAAGGTTGATTTTCCTCCTGGAGCAGCAGATAAATCCAAAAATAAGCCATCATTTGGAACCCGTTGACTCCTCAAAATATGATCGATAAACATGGAAGAGGACTCCTGAACATAATATGCACCTGCGTGAAATAGCGGGTCTAAGGTGAAAGAAGGTCTATCTTCTAAAAAAAATCCTTGTTCTGCCCAAGCAACGTGACGGGCACTTAATGGCAAATTAGATAGTTTAAAAGGATTGAGACGAACTGATACAGCAGGTTCGAGCTGAAGTGCCTCATAGAAATCCTGAAACTCAGCTTCACCCAATGTGTCTTTCATTCGTTGGGAAAAATCAGCGGGAAGTTTAAAATCAGGCATAACTATATTTTTTGAAAACAAAATTAAAAATTTACCGGCAACCTACTGCCCTTATCTTTTGACTGGAATGGAAAAACCAACACCCACATGGTGCTGCATAAGTGAGAAATCAAAAGAAACCGTAGAAATACCATAACGCACATGTATGCCCTTAACATCCAATAGTAGCCCTGACTCTAAGGCAAAGAGGTTTTGATTCAAATCGGCATTTCTTGCCCATCCCATTTCTAATAAGGTCCCATCCAATCCAAATTTCTCCAACTCCCAAAACTCTCTTCTATGATGTAAACCTCCTCCCCAATAA encodes:
- the hflX gene encoding GTPase HflX, whose amino-acid sequence is MSKYSRKIQKLYDTAPKQETAVLVALINQGQTEQQVNEYLEELAFLTETLGAKTVYRFTQRMERPDVKTFVGTGKLEEIQSYVEHFEVNMVIFDDDLSPSQMRNLENELKVKVYDRSLLILDIFLNRAQTAQAKTQVELARFQYILPRLTRMWTHLERQRGGTGTRGGAGEKEIETDKRDIRNKITLLKEKLREIEKQGETQRKGRKGIVRVALVGYTNVGKSTLMNLMTKANILAENKLFATVDSTVRKVVLDNIPFLLSDTVGFIRKLPTHLIESFKSTLEEVREADLLVHVVDISHPNFEEHIAVVQQTLNEIGAGDKSMLLVFNKIDLVPAMPTEEERMHMSDIELEQQNYLEFDKLADAYTKKIGVPPVFMAAQEALHLDEFRIALVREVKKQHLKIYPHYLQDETIDWSVFTDTSTD
- a CDS encoding NAD-dependent epimerase/dehydratase family protein, translating into MKILITGITGVLGSRLAQKFSKLGEIHGLKRPDSSTALLPKDFPVVWHEGDLVDPISVEDALEGIDLVIHAAGLISFDEKDQYQLNKINWEGTGNLVNAMLEKGVKKLIHVSSVAALGKSPEQNLINESQKWVNSPWNTPYAISKYLGDLEVWRAVQEGLQALVVHPSVILTKIADNRSSAQVYDYVLQERKYFPRGTINYIDVRDVVELMYRLYTKDSWNESFILNANSISYKDFFASMATVFGKQAPSKPVDSWMLKVALFAQGIGKMLGFSNSPLNKQTAMMAQLQVTMDNSKVTSVIPFDFTPLEQSFQWARSND
- a CDS encoding methyltransferase RsmF C-terminal domain-like protein, with product MPDFKLPADFSQRMKDTLGEAEFQDFYEALQLEPAVSVRLNPFKLSNLPLSARHVAWAEQGFFLEDRPSFTLDPLFHAGAYYVQESSSMFIDHILRSQRVPNDGLFLDLSAAPGGKSTLLSSYLGEEGFLVANEVIKSRASILKENIIKWGIGNTLVTHNDPEHFKDLEGIFDLVLIDAPCSGEGMFRKDPASMREWSQDNIALCALRQQRIMDHAAGLVKGGGYLVYSTCTYNEQENEEIVKFITEEFSYQPVRIPLETQWGIEEVRIESSEETFYGYRFFPHKVPGEGFFVTVFKRPDHAYIGSIRRMKDFKHPHLKQVSSTYAQQLRSLISLPEQSVFYALQDSYFFLRKQHQLYFEYLSKYLSIKYFGIELGKINKNQWIPSHEWAVSILPKEGFPLKELDLSSARDFLRKEESTLGEIPEGWIVMQYQGLSLGLLKNLGNRTNNYYPKEWRIKNL
- a CDS encoding tyrosine-protein phosphatase, with the translated sequence MGILDFFTRAKEVHVEPLRLDWMQVDVHSHLIPGIDDGAKNMEDSISMIRRLHEMGLRKIITTPHVMSEFYKNTPEIIQLGLKDVKKALKKENIDIEIEAAAEYYLDEIFLDKVQKGEKLLTLANNYVLVETGFINKPQMLFEIFFAMEMQGYKPVFAHPERYQYLIQDKKFFGELLDRDVYFQLNLLSLTGFYSKPIKNFAEMLIDEKKVKFFGTDCHNHRYLDMLETLPKSKYYEKLPTIDALNKSL
- the rfbC gene encoding dTDP-4-dehydrorhamnose 3,5-epimerase, translating into MKIIQTPIGGLFEIYPQVFEDNRGYFLESFKEKAFVEAGIDRKWVQENQSYSKAGTVRGLHFQKAPFAQAKLVRVITGKVLDVAVDLRKDSSTFGKTFTQVLDATLHNMVYIPEGFAHGFSVLEDAVFSYKCTEYYNKESEGGILWNDPALMIDWKVSEPILSEKDKLWPTLEAFVNLSEGGL